A section of the Verrucomicrobium sp. GAS474 genome encodes:
- a CDS encoding filamentous hemagglutinin N-terminal domain-containing protein translates to MKKSTGALRGQSQLGQLAGILMLGLMTGLSLTPWELRANPTGGDVVSGTANISSSGNTLTVVNSNGAVINWQDFSIGAGELTKFIQSDANSTVLNRVVGTNLSQIYGTLSSNGKVFLINPNGVMIGATGIVNTAGFMASTLDINNADFIANNGSGAMHFVGNSTAAITNLGTINAVGGDVYLIAKHIDNQGTVNASEVAGKGGLVGVYATDELYLTTGVPEGGLVRVGSGSLSSGAGTGINNSGLINAVQADLKATGNLYSLAINNTGVVRATGASVKSGVIHLGVLGGSGKIVAAGEIHADGAAGSGGGKVDIKTDDDIDATGLITANATDAGDGGTVTIIAGGTTLFSGRIEAKGAGATGIGGDAEVSGANLLVRGGLADLRGDGGIGNLLFDPGSIEILASGTPDGVNTFLASALGTQLSTANVTLTTSSATNGQTEIITLDSGATISWSTNTTLTLNAGSDIIIEGNIANTGNGNVVLHADTGATGAGAVVIDGTISVSGTSGTVKVYYDSGNYLSTYAYSANVSTGAASNFTAYMLVNNATQLQQMATAVNAGANTTSYALNANIDASGLSGFTSMGNNTYRFSGNFDGLGHTISNLTVNQSGVNYVGLFGYVSGASGRGRIENITLTNVSVTGTNYVGGLVGYNNGGTVSNAAASGTVTGTNYTGGLVGENNIGGVITGSHTNVVVTGVGFIGGLVGQNDYTVDKSYALGAVNGTGNSVGGLSGSNNTTATISNSYATGNVTAGNNAGGLVGTNGYQASITSSYATGTVTATVADGVTASAGGLVSYNNQGTITDSYATGNVSLTSTQTGTSDNNFAGGLVGLNNNGTITRTYATGNVSITVPNVGNSATYNYNFAGGLVGGNGASYNGTTFAGGTITASYATGNVTDTTAYGSTNWSGGLVGQMYNGTLSASYATGNVTDVAGDIASVGGLIGGIIGGTVTTSYSTGTASSAASTPAYGLTSYVGGLIGNRNGGTVTYNYWNTDTSTLSTGIGSGTATGATGLTSAQMLVSTNYSGSFLTAWNIISGVTNPYLQWQTALSGATDLGSLGAVVVYSNGAAQTNATGYLGSGQYTLIVNAALNGKTVVVSSAATTAAAVGSVSGASGGSFDLNSFTISAANGSNGTLATALSQVSGLSVFYSASGNNLTLSTNITFGLGTGSVYTLDGNINSATNTAVRLSSGTLTVGAASTVTATSITLTGETITAPSALTLTATAGGISISGSTITASTDLTLNGTRAGGGSNSVTGVSISASTLSTSAGTLSITGTAGNVTGGNYGSNGLVIQTNSTLSASGTGSVSLTGTGGSSSAGSSYGISLSNSTVSTAAGTLTVNGTGNASNTTSGRSYGIYSNTGTFTTTTGAMHFTGLAGSGTQSYGIQFEYSSLTSTSGGSFNLSGTGGQANGASIGSHGISVHGTTATTSGNVVLNGTGSTSTGASGTSFGIDLFGSDVASSITVSGTGSLTLNGSGGAVTGASGISYGVTLDSSSVSVSAGTLTLTGAGGAASAGTSYGISATLGTPSLTNATGTTLLTGTASLSATTAYALYATTANVNLGTGAATLTATGGVNLAGSTVTGTGLLTILAANNALLSLGTATSGAWLTSASGLATHTGGILLDGSTGGIYVASNTSLTGNVTLKGAISSSGGATVTASVLNLSGTGAVTMSLSGTTSIVNNHTGGAVTLSDTAANVTLSGSSTSAATLSLTGATAITLDNVQGNVTLTDTVSTTIGGSVAGNLDATFATTTSVTQTAALKVGGNLTVSEYGDFLLTNTGNVFGGTVTINSRAPYYSYGFHVIYGSKAGQTAGYTLTFNGATATTAANTGLNDITVGSATVATVAVTDGVLSTATSSAASNGQPSLVIDAGLGSPSASTAATTSAAATTTATIVTVVNKLTTDTTSSTTTIVSSTPVVKTSDTKPDAVESSSGDSGSGKATDDGKNDNGKKSGALGNNAPPSGNVPGGGKETVMGPGTLAAIGANGINAGGGAPPPPQLDRGLSPASRNDLHGAIFGQ, encoded by the coding sequence ATGAAAAAATCCACGGGGGCCCTTCGCGGGCAGAGCCAGTTGGGGCAGCTGGCCGGTATCTTGATGCTCGGTCTGATGACCGGCCTGAGCCTGACTCCATGGGAGCTGCGAGCGAACCCCACCGGGGGCGACGTCGTCAGTGGCACGGCCAACATCAGCAGCAGCGGCAACACATTGACCGTCGTCAACAGCAACGGAGCCGTCATCAACTGGCAAGACTTCAGCATCGGGGCTGGGGAATTGACCAAATTCATCCAGAGCGACGCCAACAGCACCGTCCTCAACCGCGTCGTCGGGACCAACCTCTCCCAGATCTACGGCACGTTGAGTTCCAACGGCAAAGTCTTCCTCATCAACCCCAACGGCGTCATGATCGGCGCCACCGGCATCGTCAACACCGCCGGGTTCATGGCGAGCACCCTCGACATCAACAACGCCGACTTCATCGCCAACAACGGGAGCGGCGCGATGCACTTCGTCGGCAATAGCACCGCCGCCATCACCAACCTCGGCACCATCAACGCCGTCGGTGGAGATGTTTACCTCATCGCCAAACACATCGACAACCAGGGCACCGTCAACGCCAGCGAAGTCGCGGGCAAAGGCGGCCTCGTCGGCGTCTACGCAACCGACGAACTTTATCTGACCACCGGCGTCCCCGAAGGCGGCCTCGTCCGCGTCGGGAGCGGCAGCCTCAGCAGCGGAGCCGGCACCGGCATCAACAACAGCGGCCTCATCAACGCCGTCCAGGCCGACCTCAAAGCCACCGGCAACCTCTACAGCCTCGCCATCAACAACACCGGCGTCGTTCGTGCGACGGGCGCGAGCGTGAAGAGCGGCGTCATCCATCTCGGCGTCCTCGGCGGGAGTGGGAAGATCGTCGCCGCTGGCGAGATCCATGCCGACGGGGCCGCCGGTTCGGGCGGCGGCAAGGTCGACATCAAGACCGACGACGACATCGACGCGACCGGCCTCATCACGGCGAACGCCACCGATGCGGGCGACGGCGGCACCGTGACGATCATCGCGGGCGGCACCACCCTCTTCTCGGGCCGGATCGAGGCCAAGGGCGCGGGCGCGACCGGCATCGGCGGCGACGCCGAGGTCTCCGGCGCAAACCTCCTCGTCCGGGGGGGCCTCGCCGACCTCCGGGGCGACGGCGGGATCGGCAACCTCCTCTTCGATCCCGGCTCGATCGAGATCCTCGCCAGCGGCACCCCCGACGGGGTCAACACCTTCCTCGCCTCGGCCCTCGGCACCCAGCTCTCCACCGCCAACGTCACCCTGACGACCTCCTCGGCGACCAACGGCCAGACCGAGATCATCACCCTCGATTCGGGCGCGACGATCTCCTGGAGCACCAACACCACCCTCACTCTCAACGCGGGGAGCGACATCATCATTGAGGGGAACATCGCGAACACCGGCAACGGCAACGTCGTTCTCCATGCCGACACCGGCGCAACGGGGGCCGGCGCGGTCGTCATCGACGGCACGATCAGCGTCTCCGGCACCAGCGGGACGGTCAAAGTCTATTACGACTCGGGGAACTACCTCAGCACCTACGCCTACAGCGCCAACGTCAGCACCGGGGCCGCCTCGAACTTCACCGCCTACATGCTGGTGAACAACGCCACCCAGCTCCAGCAGATGGCGACGGCCGTCAATGCCGGAGCGAACACGACCAGCTACGCCCTCAACGCCAACATCGACGCCAGCGGCCTCTCGGGCTTCACCTCGATGGGAAACAACACCTACAGGTTCAGCGGGAACTTCGACGGCCTCGGCCACACGATCAGCAACCTCACGGTCAACCAGTCGGGCGTGAACTACGTCGGCCTCTTCGGCTACGTCAGCGGCGCCAGCGGCAGGGGCCGGATCGAGAACATCACCCTCACCAACGTCAGCGTCACCGGCACCAATTACGTCGGCGGCCTCGTCGGCTACAACAATGGCGGCACCGTCAGCAACGCCGCCGCGAGCGGCACCGTCACCGGCACCAACTACACCGGCGGCCTCGTCGGGGAAAACAACATCGGCGGCGTCATCACCGGCTCCCACACCAACGTCGTCGTCACCGGCGTCGGCTTCATCGGCGGCCTCGTCGGGCAGAACGACTACACGGTCGACAAGTCCTACGCTCTCGGTGCCGTCAACGGCACCGGCAACTCCGTCGGCGGCCTCTCCGGCAGCAACAACACCACCGCCACCATCAGCAATTCCTACGCGACGGGGAATGTCACCGCCGGCAACAACGCGGGCGGCCTCGTCGGGACCAACGGCTATCAGGCCTCGATCACCTCCTCCTACGCCACCGGCACCGTCACCGCCACGGTGGCCGACGGCGTCACCGCGTCGGCGGGCGGCCTCGTCAGCTACAACAACCAGGGAACCATCACCGATTCCTATGCCACCGGCAACGTCTCGCTCACCAGCACCCAGACGGGGACCAGCGACAACAACTTCGCGGGCGGCCTCGTCGGCCTCAACAACAACGGGACGATCACCCGCACCTACGCCACCGGCAACGTCTCGATCACCGTCCCCAACGTCGGCAACAGCGCCACCTACAACTACAACTTCGCGGGCGGCCTCGTCGGGGGCAACGGGGCGAGCTACAACGGCACCACCTTCGCCGGCGGCACCATCACCGCGAGCTACGCCACGGGCAACGTGACCGACACGACGGCGTATGGCTCGACGAATTGGAGCGGCGGCCTCGTCGGCCAGATGTACAACGGCACCCTCAGCGCGAGTTACGCCACGGGCAACGTGACCGACGTCGCGGGCGATATCGCCTCCGTCGGCGGCCTTATCGGCGGCATCATCGGGGGCACCGTCACGACCTCCTACTCCACCGGCACCGCCTCCTCCGCCGCCTCCACCCCCGCCTACGGTCTCACCAGCTATGTCGGCGGCCTCATCGGAAACCGCAACGGCGGCACGGTCACCTACAACTACTGGAACACCGACACCAGCACCCTGAGCACCGGCATCGGCAGCGGCACCGCCACCGGCGCCACCGGCCTCACCTCGGCCCAGATGCTCGTCTCGACGAACTATTCCGGAAGTTTCCTCACCGCGTGGAACATCATCAGCGGCGTCACGAATCCCTACCTCCAATGGCAGACCGCCCTCTCCGGGGCGACCGATCTCGGCAGCCTCGGCGCCGTCGTCGTCTACTCCAACGGGGCCGCCCAGACCAACGCCACCGGGTACCTCGGCAGCGGGCAATACACCCTCATCGTCAACGCCGCCCTCAACGGCAAGACCGTCGTCGTCAGCAGCGCCGCGACGACCGCCGCCGCCGTCGGCAGCGTCTCCGGGGCCTCGGGCGGGAGCTTCGACCTGAACAGCTTCACGATCAGCGCCGCCAACGGCTCCAACGGCACCCTCGCCACCGCGCTCAGCCAGGTCTCCGGCCTCTCCGTGTTCTACAGCGCCTCGGGGAACAACCTCACCCTCTCCACGAACATCACCTTCGGCCTCGGAACCGGCTCCGTCTACACCCTCGACGGGAACATCAACAGCGCGACGAACACCGCCGTCCGCCTCTCCTCCGGCACGCTGACCGTCGGCGCCGCCTCGACCGTCACCGCCACCTCGATCACCCTCACCGGCGAGACGATCACCGCGCCCTCGGCCCTCACCCTCACCGCCACGGCGGGCGGCATCTCGATCTCCGGCTCGACGATCACCGCCTCCACCGACCTCACCCTGAACGGCACGCGGGCGGGCGGCGGCTCCAACAGCGTCACCGGCGTCTCGATCTCGGCGTCGACGCTCTCGACCTCCGCCGGGACCCTCTCGATCACCGGCACCGCCGGGAACGTGACCGGGGGCAACTACGGCTCCAACGGCCTCGTGATCCAGACCAACTCGACCCTCAGCGCCTCCGGCACCGGCTCCGTCTCCCTCACCGGCACGGGCGGCTCCTCCTCCGCGGGCAGCTCCTACGGCATCTCGCTCTCGAACTCGACCGTCTCGACCGCGGCGGGAACGCTCACCGTCAACGGCACCGGCAATGCGTCGAACACCACGAGCGGCCGCTCCTACGGGATCTACTCGAACACCGGCACCTTCACCACCACCACGGGAGCCATGCACTTCACCGGCCTCGCCGGTTCCGGCACCCAGTCCTACGGCATCCAATTCGAGTACTCCTCCCTCACCTCGACTAGCGGCGGCAGCTTCAACCTCTCCGGCACCGGCGGCCAGGCCAACGGGGCCTCGATCGGCTCCCACGGCATCTCCGTCCACGGCACCACCGCGACGACCTCCGGCAACGTCGTCCTCAACGGCACCGGATCGACCTCGACGGGGGCCTCCGGCACCTCCTTCGGCATCGATCTCTTCGGCTCCGACGTCGCCAGCTCGATCACGGTCAGCGGCACCGGTTCCCTGACGCTGAACGGCAGCGGCGGCGCGGTGACCGGGGCCTCGGGGATTTCCTACGGCGTCACGCTCGACTCCTCCTCCGTCTCGGTCAGCGCCGGCACCCTCACCCTCACCGGCGCCGGCGGCGCCGCCTCCGCCGGGACCTCCTACGGCATCTCCGCCACCCTCGGCACCCCGTCCCTCACCAACGCCACCGGGACGACCCTCCTGACCGGGACCGCCAGCCTGAGCGCGACCACCGCCTACGCCCTCTACGCCACCACCGCCAACGTGAACCTCGGCACCGGCGCGGCGACCCTCACCGCCACGGGCGGCGTCAACCTCGCCGGTTCGACCGTCACCGGCACCGGCCTCCTCACGATCCTCGCCGCCAACAACGCCCTCCTCTCCCTCGGCACCGCCACCAGCGGCGCGTGGCTCACCTCGGCTTCCGGCCTCGCCACCCACACCGGCGGCATCCTCCTCGACGGCTCGACGGGCGGCATCTACGTCGCTTCCAACACCAGCCTCACCGGCAACGTGACGCTCAAGGGCGCGATCAGCTCCTCCGGCGGGGCGACGGTCACCGCCTCCGTCCTCAACCTCAGCGGCACCGGCGCGGTCACGATGAGCCTCTCCGGCACCACCTCGATCGTGAACAACCACACCGGGGGTGCCGTGACCCTCTCCGACACCGCCGCCAACGTCACCCTCAGCGGCAGCAGCACCAGCGCCGCGACCCTCAGCCTCACCGGGGCGACCGCCATCACCCTCGACAACGTCCAGGGCAACGTCACCCTCACCGACACCGTCTCCACCACGATCGGCGGCTCGGTGGCCGGGAACCTCGACGCCACCTTCGCCACCACCACCTCCGTGACCCAGACCGCCGCCCTCAAGGTCGGCGGCAACCTCACGGTGAGCGAATACGGCGACTTCCTCCTCACCAATACGGGCAACGTCTTCGGCGGGACGGTCACCATCAACAGCCGGGCCCCCTACTACAGCTACGGATTCCACGTCATCTACGGCAGCAAGGCCGGCCAGACCGCCGGCTACACCCTCACCTTCAACGGGGCGACCGCGACGACCGCCGCCAACACGGGCCTCAACGACATCACCGTCGGCTCCGCCACCGTCGCCACCGTCGCCGTCACGGACGGCGTCCTCTCCACGGCGACGAGCAGCGCGGCCTCGAACGGGCAACCCTCCCTCGTCATCGACGCGGGCCTCGGCAGCCCTTCGGCCAGCACCGCGGCGACGACCTCGGCTGCCGCAACGACGACGGCGACCATCGTCACCGTCGTGAACAAGTTGACGACCGACACGACCTCGAGCACGACGACGATCGTCAGTTCCACCCCCGTCGTGAAGACGAGCGACACGAAGCCCGACGCGGTCGAGAGCAGCAGCGGCGATTCGGGGAGCGGCAAGGCCACCGACGACGGCAAGAACGACAACGGCAAGAAGAGCGGCGCCCTCGGCAACAACGCGCCGCCCTCCGGCAACGTCCCCGGCGGCGGCAAGGAAACCGTCATGGGTCCCGGGACCCTCGCCGCGATCGGCGCGAACGGCATCAACGCCGGAGGCGGAGCGCCGCCCCCCCCGCAGCTCGATCGCGGCCTCTCCCCGGCCTCCCGGAACGACCTCCACGGCGCGATTTTCGGACAGTAG
- a CDS encoding VF530 family protein, whose amino-acid sequence MPSAHSSHDPLHGVTLEQIVTRLAAAYGWEEMGKRIAIRCFNYDPSVKSSLQFLRKTPWARTKVEDLFRDLVWEEQQQREREKKAAAPDGGQSAA is encoded by the coding sequence ATGCCCTCCGCCCATTCCTCGCACGATCCCCTCCACGGGGTGACGCTCGAGCAGATCGTGACGCGGCTGGCCGCGGCCTACGGCTGGGAGGAGATGGGGAAGCGGATCGCCATCCGCTGCTTCAACTACGACCCGAGCGTCAAATCGAGCCTCCAGTTCCTGCGGAAGACCCCCTGGGCGCGGACCAAGGTCGAAGACCTCTTCCGCGACCTCGTCTGGGAGGAACAGCAGCAGCGGGAACGAGAGAAAAAGGCGGCCGCCCCGGACGGGGGCCAGTCCGCCGCTTGA
- the rnr gene encoding ribonuclease R — MIEAAPLYALMRQSQYQPLDRKGLARKLKVRDEETAAFFALLDAEENGGRLVAVRNGLYCLPERLGLVAGRITVNERGFGFVVPHDPDHPDVYIGAEDIGVAMHHDQVLVRLNTPRGQKSGRNGGGGRKAGSEKLSGQVIRILQRARTQLVGTFERAKVAYYVRPDDSRIQHDIIVAPPRQKIPLGHKVVVKLKEWTSPKESPEGEITEVLGPPDQPGIDLLSIIRKFELPEEFPAAALAEADRIPDTVQESDLRDREDFRRDFVLTIDPDDAKDFDDALSYRLLPDNVLEVAIHIADVSHYVRPGSPLDIEARKRGNSVYLVDRVIPMLPEKLSNGLCSLRPNVDRLVKTVVVRLDPRGKVLGTRFVQGVIHSRMRFSYQEAYKLIKKPVGLMGKHLTVLGTMAQTLRKARFADGALNLEFTEVKVRLDEKGKPVRLEKVENDASHQLIEEFMLLANELVAKELRRANRPALYRVHENPEPARLNDFRAQVLTLGIQVGDLTLRGEIQKLLNRIAGKAEEPVIKTNLLKSMKRAVYSEQPLGHFGLAKKNYAHFTSPIRRYADLAIHRALFGKPQPLPPGLADALSATERTASDAEKESVILKKLEFFSLRAQASTKEVFPALVLEVRSGGLLVELPDFLVTGFVRISEMQGDFYDFDAARQELRGEKSKAKVRTGMRIGVHVVNVDLGRRLVDFGTTKQKLLTPPGKVG, encoded by the coding sequence ATGATCGAAGCCGCCCCCCTTTACGCCCTCATGCGGCAATCCCAATACCAGCCCCTCGACCGGAAGGGCCTGGCCCGGAAACTGAAGGTGCGGGACGAGGAGACGGCGGCCTTCTTCGCCCTCCTCGACGCCGAGGAAAACGGGGGCCGCCTCGTCGCCGTCCGCAACGGCCTCTACTGCCTGCCCGAACGGCTCGGCCTCGTCGCGGGCCGGATCACCGTGAACGAGCGCGGCTTCGGCTTCGTCGTCCCCCACGATCCCGACCATCCCGACGTCTACATCGGGGCCGAGGACATCGGCGTCGCCATGCACCACGACCAGGTCCTCGTCCGCCTCAACACCCCGCGCGGGCAGAAGTCCGGACGGAACGGGGGCGGCGGACGCAAGGCCGGATCGGAAAAGCTGAGCGGCCAGGTCATCCGCATCCTCCAGCGGGCGCGGACCCAGCTCGTCGGGACGTTCGAGCGGGCGAAGGTCGCCTACTACGTCCGCCCGGACGACTCCCGCATCCAGCACGACATCATCGTCGCCCCGCCCCGGCAGAAGATCCCCCTCGGCCACAAGGTCGTCGTGAAGCTCAAGGAATGGACCTCCCCGAAGGAAAGCCCCGAGGGCGAGATCACCGAGGTCCTCGGCCCGCCCGACCAGCCCGGCATCGACCTCCTCTCGATCATCCGCAAGTTCGAGCTGCCCGAGGAATTCCCCGCCGCCGCCCTCGCCGAGGCCGACCGCATCCCCGACACCGTCCAGGAATCGGACCTGAGGGACCGCGAGGACTTCCGCCGGGACTTCGTCCTCACCATCGACCCCGACGACGCGAAGGACTTCGACGACGCCCTCTCCTACCGCCTCCTCCCCGACAACGTCCTCGAGGTCGCCATCCACATCGCCGACGTCTCCCATTATGTCCGCCCCGGCAGCCCCCTCGACATCGAGGCGCGGAAGCGCGGCAACAGCGTCTACCTCGTCGACCGCGTCATCCCGATGCTCCCGGAGAAGCTCAGCAACGGCCTCTGCTCCCTCCGCCCGAACGTCGACCGCCTCGTGAAGACCGTCGTCGTCCGCCTCGATCCGCGAGGGAAAGTGCTCGGCACCCGCTTCGTCCAGGGCGTCATCCACAGCCGGATGCGCTTCAGCTACCAGGAAGCCTACAAGCTCATCAAGAAGCCCGTCGGCCTCATGGGGAAGCACCTCACCGTCCTCGGCACCATGGCCCAGACCCTCCGCAAGGCCCGCTTCGCCGACGGCGCGCTCAACCTCGAATTCACCGAGGTCAAGGTCCGCCTCGACGAGAAGGGGAAGCCGGTCCGCCTCGAAAAGGTCGAGAACGACGCCTCCCACCAGCTCATCGAGGAATTCATGCTCCTCGCCAACGAGCTCGTCGCGAAGGAACTCCGCCGGGCGAACCGCCCCGCCCTCTACCGCGTCCACGAGAACCCCGAACCGGCGCGCCTCAACGACTTCCGCGCCCAGGTCCTCACCCTCGGCATCCAGGTCGGCGACCTCACCCTGCGCGGCGAGATCCAGAAACTCCTCAACCGGATCGCCGGGAAGGCCGAGGAGCCGGTCATCAAGACCAACCTCCTGAAGTCGATGAAGCGGGCCGTCTACTCCGAGCAGCCCCTCGGCCACTTCGGCCTCGCGAAGAAGAACTACGCCCACTTCACCTCCCCGATCCGCCGCTACGCCGACCTCGCCATCCACCGCGCCCTCTTCGGCAAGCCGCAGCCCCTCCCCCCCGGCCTCGCCGACGCCCTCTCGGCCACCGAGCGGACCGCGAGCGACGCCGAGAAGGAATCGGTCATCCTGAAGAAGCTCGAATTCTTCTCGCTCCGCGCCCAGGCCTCGACCAAGGAAGTCTTCCCCGCCCTCGTCCTCGAAGTCCGCAGCGGCGGCCTCCTCGTCGAGCTCCCCGACTTCCTCGTCACCGGCTTCGTCCGCATCTCCGAGATGCAGGGCGACTTCTACGACTTCGACGCCGCCCGGCAGGAACTGCGCGGCGAGAAGAGCAAGGCGAAGGTACGGACGGGCATGCGCATCGGCGTCCACGTCGTGAACGTCGACCTGGGGCGCAGACTCGTCGACTTCGGAACGACGAAGCAGAAGCTGCTGACGCCGCCGGGGAAGGTGGGGTAG
- a CDS encoding SulP family inorganic anion transporter, which translates to MSSSLSDTKNNLLSGLTVALALVPEAIAFAFVAHLHPLVGLYAAFIVCLITAVWGGRPGMISAAAGSLAVVMVDLVVRHGAEYLFATVIVMGVLQILFALFRLGKFIRMVPHPVMLGFVNGLAIVIFLAQFGHFKVRDAAGAAVWMTPHQMAVMAGLIAVTVALVYLIPRVTKAVPSALAAIVLVSLLVAVAGIPAKTVGEMASIRGGFPPFHLPAVPWNLATLWIVLPYAVILSLVGLIESLLTLNLIDEITGTRGRPNRESLALGAANVVAGFFGSMGGCALIGQSMINVTSGATRRLSGITAGLLLLGFVLFASSWIERIPVAALVGVMFVVSAKTFAWASLRIWRKVPHHDYLVMVLVTVVTIFTDLAVAVILGVILSALVFAWEHAKEIRATSRVEADGTKVYELTGTLFFASASRFQELFSPKEDPQEIVIEFRRARVADHSAIEALDSLTAKYEALGKRLHLRHLSPDCRELLTRKGVIETDPAGDPHYRVADDQLA; encoded by the coding sequence ATGAGCTCTTCCCTTTCCGACACGAAGAACAATCTCCTCAGCGGTCTGACCGTCGCCCTGGCGCTGGTGCCGGAGGCGATTGCTTTTGCCTTCGTCGCCCATCTTCATCCGCTCGTCGGCCTCTATGCGGCCTTCATCGTCTGCCTGATCACGGCGGTCTGGGGCGGGCGGCCGGGGATGATTTCGGCGGCGGCGGGCTCGCTGGCGGTCGTCATGGTCGACCTCGTCGTCCGGCACGGGGCCGAATATCTCTTCGCGACGGTGATCGTGATGGGGGTGCTCCAAATCCTCTTCGCCCTCTTCCGGCTCGGGAAGTTCATCCGCATGGTTCCCCATCCGGTGATGCTCGGCTTCGTGAACGGCCTTGCCATCGTGATCTTCCTCGCCCAGTTCGGCCACTTCAAGGTGCGCGACGCGGCGGGCGCGGCGGTCTGGATGACGCCCCACCAGATGGCCGTCATGGCGGGCCTGATCGCCGTGACCGTGGCGCTGGTCTACCTCATCCCGCGCGTGACGAAGGCGGTCCCCTCGGCGCTCGCGGCCATCGTCCTCGTCTCCCTCCTCGTCGCCGTGGCGGGCATCCCGGCGAAGACGGTCGGCGAGATGGCCTCGATCCGGGGCGGCTTCCCGCCGTTCCATCTCCCCGCCGTGCCGTGGAATCTGGCGACCCTTTGGATCGTCCTCCCCTACGCGGTGATCCTCTCCCTCGTCGGGCTGATCGAATCGCTGCTGACATTGAACCTGATCGACGAGATCACCGGGACGCGGGGCCGCCCGAACCGGGAATCGCTCGCCCTCGGCGCGGCGAACGTCGTCGCCGGATTCTTCGGCAGCATGGGGGGCTGCGCCCTGATCGGCCAGAGCATGATCAACGTGACCTCGGGGGCGACGCGCCGCCTCTCCGGCATCACGGCGGGGCTCCTCCTCCTCGGCTTCGTCCTCTTCGCCTCGTCGTGGATCGAGAGGATCCCGGTCGCCGCGCTGGTGGGGGTGATGTTCGTCGTCTCGGCGAAGACCTTCGCCTGGGCCTCGCTCCGCATCTGGAGGAAGGTACCGCACCACGATTACCTCGTGATGGTGCTGGTGACGGTGGTGACGATCTTCACCGACCTCGCCGTCGCGGTGATCCTCGGCGTGATCCTCTCGGCGCTCGTCTTCGCCTGGGAACACGCGAAGGAGATCCGCGCGACGAGCCGCGTCGAGGCCGACGGCACGAAGGTCTACGAGCTGACCGGCACCCTCTTCTTCGCCTCGGCCTCCCGCTTCCAGGAGCTCTTCTCGCCGAAGGAGGACCCGCAGGAGATCGTGATCGAGTTCCGCCGCGCCCGCGTCGCCGACCATTCGGCCATCGAGGCGCTCGACAGCCTGACGGCGAAGTACGAGGCGCTGGGGAAGCGCCTCCACCTGCGCCACCTCAGCCCCGATTGCCGCGAGCTGCTGACGCGGAAGGGCGTCATCGAAACCGACCCGGCGGGCGACCCCCATTACCGCGTCGCCGACGACCAGCTCGCCTGA
- a CDS encoding YXWGXW repeat-containing protein: protein MKTTSRLLILPIVALALCLVGFAPQAEAGVHVGIGIGVGSPGYYGPSPYYAQREWVPGYWVRHHHHSEWVPGHWVYR, encoded by the coding sequence ATGAAGACAACCTCACGCCTCCTGATCCTTCCGATCGTGGCCCTGGCTCTCTGCCTGGTCGGCTTCGCGCCGCAGGCCGAAGCGGGGGTCCATGTCGGCATCGGCATCGGGGTGGGAAGCCCAGGTTACTATGGCCCGAGTCCCTACTACGCCCAACGCGAGTGGGTCCCGGGCTACTGGGTCCGCCACCACCACCATAGCGAGTGGGTCCCCGGCCACTGGGTCTATCGCTAG
- the bamE gene encoding outer membrane protein assembly factor BamE: protein MKNLLKLSLCLLAVLPLAACDQPPGKAATSIFGTSLTQANLDRVQTDMSPAMVKSILGEPSESKTEAIPIVGGTQTTYIYRNNSSEVKIVFKNDQMKEKTGSFGS from the coding sequence ATGAAAAATCTCCTGAAACTCTCCCTCTGCCTCCTCGCCGTCCTCCCGCTGGCCGCCTGCGACCAGCCGCCCGGCAAGGCGGCCACCTCGATCTTCGGCACCAGCCTCACCCAGGCGAACCTCGACCGCGTCCAGACCGACATGTCTCCCGCGATGGTCAAGAGCATCCTGGGCGAACCCTCGGAGTCGAAGACCGAGGCGATCCCGATCGTCGGCGGCACGCAGACGACTTACATCTACCGGAATAATTCCTCCGAAGTGAAGATCGTCTTCAAGAACGACCAGATGAAGGAAAAGACCGGCTCGTTCGGTTCCTAA
- a CDS encoding DUF3309 family protein, with protein sequence MRTILLILLILFLLGALPIFPYSSSWGYYPSGGLGLLLLILIILAVLGIL encoded by the coding sequence ATGCGCACCATCCTCCTGATCCTCCTGATCCTCTTCCTCCTCGGGGCCCTCCCGATCTTCCCCTACAGCTCCAGCTGGGGCTACTACCCGAGCGGCGGCCTCGGCCTCCTCCTCCTCATCCTGATCATCCTCGCCGTATTGGGAATCCTCTAG